In the Phaeobacter gallaeciensis genome, one interval contains:
- a CDS encoding IS3 family transposase (programmed frameshift) — MKKRKNHSPEFKAKVALEAIREEMTLAELSKKYGVHPTQIGTWKRAAIENMTTAFTRRGPAPGQVSAVDVDKLHSKIGQLVVERGFFSRSLASVARDARQEMVSRDHPLSLRKQCELLQLSRSRLYYRPVGESAENLRFMEIIDKQFLETPWYGSRQMARFMKRNNHRCGRHRVRRLMRLMRLVPIYQEPNTSKKHPQHRIWPYLLRNMVIDRPNQVWCADITYIPMRRGFLYLVAIMDWYSRKVLSWRLSNSMDANFCVEALKEAITKYGTPEIFNSDQGSQFTSGAWIDVLTDAKIKISMDGKGAWRDNRMIERLWRSLKYECVYLNAFETGSEMRTGIGKWQTYYNSERPHSTHGILTPNEAYESKTEPMRMAA; from the exons ATGAAGAAACGAAAGAACCATTCGCCTGAGTTCAAAGCTAAGGTCGCGCTTGAAGCGATCCGCGAGGAGATGACGCTGGCGGAACTTTCCAAGAAATACGGCGTGCATCCGACCCAGATCGGCACTTGGAAGCGGGCAGCGATAGAGAACATGACGACAGCATTTACGCGCCGGGGTCCGGCCCCTGGGCAGGTCAGTGCCGTCGACGTGGACAAGCTGCATTCGAAGATCGGCCAGTTGGTGGTGGAACGGG GATTTTTTAGCCGAAGCCTCGCATCAGTTGCTCGGGACGCGAGGCAAGAAATGGTGAGCCGGGATCATCCGTTAAGCCTTCGTAAACAGTGCGAACTGTTGCAGTTGTCGCGGTCACGGCTTTACTATCGGCCCGTTGGCGAAAGCGCCGAGAACCTGCGGTTCATGGAAATCATCGACAAGCAATTTCTGGAAACGCCTTGGTACGGATCGCGTCAGATGGCCCGTTTTATGAAGCGTAACAATCATCGCTGTGGCCGACACCGCGTCCGGCGTTTGATGCGGCTTATGCGGTTGGTGCCAATCTACCAGGAACCCAATACCAGCAAGAAGCATCCACAGCATAGGATTTGGCCATACCTGCTGCGCAATATGGTGATTGATCGTCCCAACCAAGTCTGGTGCGCAGATATTACCTACATACCGATGCGGCGCGGGTTCTTATACCTTGTGGCCATCATGGATTGGTACAGCCGCAAGGTTTTGTCCTGGCGGCTGTCGAACAGCATGGATGCGAACTTTTGCGTCGAGGCTTTGAAAGAGGCCATTACCAAGTACGGTACGCCGGAAATCTTCAACAGCGATCAAGGCAGTCAGTTCACCAGCGGTGCGTGGATCGACGTGCTGACAGACGCAAAGATCAAGATCAGCATGGACGGGAAAGGCGCTTGGCGCGACAATCGCATGATCGAACGGCTGTGGAGGTCGTTGAAATACGAGTGCGTCTATCTGAACGCCTTTGAAACGGGATCAGAAATGCGGACTGGGATCGGCAAATGGCAGACCTATTACAACTCCGAGCGCCCGCATTCGACCCACGGCATATTGACCCCCAACGAGGCCTATGAAAGCAAAACAGAACCGATGAGAATGGCAGCCTAA